A genomic segment from Orrella daihaiensis encodes:
- a CDS encoding isocitrate lyase/PEP mutase family protein encodes MNRKAIAAKVRNEELIVAPGVYDLISAKMADRMGFDALYVTGYGLVASYLGLPDAGLATYTDMLDRVSRICAMTKTPVIADADTGYGGLLNVAHTIKGYERAGVAAIQIEDQQFPKKCGHTPNRPVIAKEDMVKKIKVACDARTDEDFLIIARTDARAGLGLQEAIERAAAYGEAGADVLFVEAPESVEEMKKVCQSLGKPLLANMVTGGKTPVLPGKELKEIGYTIVIHPAAGFLSCAAGLDRAYHDLQQHGTVTEATPMYSFSEFTNMIGFPEVWAFEKRYAED; translated from the coding sequence ATGAACCGCAAAGCTATCGCCGCCAAAGTCCGCAATGAAGAATTGATTGTTGCCCCCGGCGTTTATGACTTGATTTCAGCCAAAATGGCTGATCGTATGGGCTTTGATGCGCTATATGTGACCGGTTATGGGCTGGTAGCCTCGTATCTTGGATTGCCCGATGCAGGGCTTGCTACATACACCGACATGCTTGACCGCGTGTCCCGTATCTGTGCGATGACAAAAACTCCGGTGATTGCTGATGCGGATACAGGATATGGTGGTCTTTTGAATGTTGCGCATACCATAAAAGGTTATGAAAGAGCTGGGGTTGCCGCAATTCAGATTGAGGACCAACAGTTTCCCAAGAAGTGTGGTCATACTCCCAATCGTCCTGTCATTGCCAAAGAGGATATGGTTAAAAAAATTAAAGTCGCTTGCGATGCTAGAACAGATGAGGATTTTCTCATTATTGCGCGTACAGACGCCAGAGCGGGCCTCGGGTTGCAAGAGGCCATTGAGCGAGCCGCAGCTTATGGAGAGGCGGGTGCAGATGTGTTGTTTGTCGAGGCGCCTGAGTCAGTCGAAGAGATGAAAAAAGTGTGTCAATCGCTAGGGAAGCCTTTATTGGCGAACATGGTCACAGGTGGCAAGACACCGGTGTTGCCTGGCAAAGAACTCAAAGAGATAGGGTACACCATCGTTATTCACCCAGCTGCAGGATTTCTTTCTTGTGCGGCTGGTTTGGATAGGGCCTACCATGATTTGCAGCAACATGGCACGGTTACTGAAGCCACGCCGATGTACTCATTTTCTGAATTTACCAACATGATAGGTTTTCCTGAGGTTTGGGCATTTGAAAAGCGATATGCTGAGGACTGA